In the genome of Pempheris klunzingeri isolate RE-2024b chromosome 3, fPemKlu1.hap1, whole genome shotgun sequence, one region contains:
- the LOC139198714 gene encoding caskin-1, which produces MGKDQELLQAVKTEDLLTAQRLLQRPRPGKAKLLGAAKRVNVNIQDADGLSPLHHAALSGNKELISLLLEAQAAVDIKDNKGMRPLHYAAWQGKTEPMKMLLKAGSSVNGQSDEGQIPLHLSAQHGHYDGSEMLLQHQSNPCISDAAGKTPLDLACEFGRVGVVQLLLSSNMCAAMLEPKPSDPNGVSPLHLAAKNGHIDVIRLLIQAGIDINRQSESGTALHQAALCGKTEVVRLLLDSGISAGVRNTLSQTALDIVNQFTTTQASREIKQLLRDASAAMQVRALKDYCNNYDLTSLNIKAGDIITVLEQHSDGRWKGCIHDNRTGNDRVGYFPSNMVEVIKRAGHSPSQQCHTLLLRRPNPCPIASINGHSYPPSKVLPLHLPPPPPLHPNTHSLPRFSSFGYVPLPISPPSLSTPLSTSPPPPPPPPPPPLSTSQEQQSQTGSRAAELSPQGSPTLGQQSSTSEDIWVLRKPLAGGERSGSVGSIGSARSSSSLQSSGNTHVLTTPAPSPHPAATPGVNTHGLNAPGLHAQAEGVKLLATVLSQSVKAKEHLLEQSQSVEQSASSSSCTVHEQRSFERKAEEDDGKKQAVVAWLGEFQLQFYTTHFLTAGYDLDTISRMTPEDLTAIGVMKPGHRKKLTSEISKLPSTDWLPDHKPANLGDWLSHLGLSQYYQVLVQNGYENIDFISDISLEDLQEIGITKLGHQKKLMLGVKRLKELQRGESSSEPPQSPSTPPSSPGGSTGSEPRREVRKQRDGAPSPLAKPRPGLTHSQTPPHTPTQTPPHGRTQQASPRARPRPSTQMAAADSSVPLLRLPSEEEERRRTHSLIGSESDSRYATVCRSSSARTAAANDVTVNRSQSSVTLRPRRKGRPPTPPKRSCSSITGGDGEGEGQVEGLLGLPTYRERRASDCGSLGSALRSQDSAGLERSEGASGSVRSLAAMLETSIVGGAKTLPRNLGGSTNYLQVSPPILRRQTGAGGLGSEEDDVLSRRRTISGPEGLPGDQTDLLPRQPAQQRPEPRPRSTVVSSASEITDGTTTLRRKPRPLAPDSEAPASVSTTVVTMTTGSDTIRRRQRTSEQAESVTQSNNQLDCHSGEADSSRKNGEPQHNGGVVLRRRPVSEVSDRTETSRESCEWMEARKSLKPPVSPKPSTVTMRKAQADPPTPTRRVPIPGPDNTETAQSPEPKRVPPPVSPKPRGPPTAPKPGKAIVASATMSPSPAATSPAAASPTLAPKPSSLLSAVPLPAPDAPSGPSLSPGLPLTSPSPAQSPSTPSPHPVKPPRSSIAGLSIDLLGGREAEEEEEKRREEEERRREREHVRHKEQEEERRRAEEENLREVEGQVEDVKQEEEEEEEEVQHRLEETSASLAAAVQAVEHKIEEEAQNDKKTTVSILDDIGSMFDDLADQLDAMLD; this is translated from the exons ATGGGGAAGGACCAGGAGCTGCTCCAGGCCGTGAAGACCGAGGACTTGCTGACAGCTCAGCGGCTTCTACAAAGACCTCGGCCAGGGAAAGCCA AGCTCCTCGGAGCAGCAAAGCGGGTGAACGTCAACATCCAGGATGCAGATGG gtTGTCACCGCTGCACCATGCCGCTCTGAGTGGTAACAAGGAGCTGATCTCTCTGCTGTTGGAGGCCCAGGCAGCAGTGGATATTAAAGACAATAaag ggATGCGTCCTCTGCATTATGCTGCATGGCAGGGGAAGACTGAGCCaatgaaaatgctgctgaagGCAGGCTCGTCAGTCAACGGACAGTCAGATGAAGGACAGATTCCTCTCCACCTATCAGCTCAGCATGGACACTATGATGGG tcggAGATGCTGCTACAACACCAGTCCAACCCATGTATATCAGACGCGGCTGGGAAAACACCATTAGACCTCGCCTGTGAATTTGGACGTGTTGGA GTGGTCCAGCTCCTGCTCAGCAGTAACATGTGTGCTGCCATGCTGGAACCGAAACCCTCCGACCCCAACGGAGTGTCACCTCTGCACCTCGCTGCCAAGAACGGGCACATCGACGTCATACG GCTGCTGATTCAGGCAGGGATAGATATCAACAGACAGTCTGAGTCTGGCACAGCGTTACATCAGGCAGCCCTCTGTGGGAAGACAGAAGTAGTACGCCTGCTGCTGGAT AGTGGCATCAGTGCAGGAGTGAGAAACACTCTGAGTCAAACCGCTCTGGACATTGTTAACCAATTCACCACCACacaggccagccgagagatcAAACAACTACTAAGAG ATGCTTCAGCTGCAATGCAGGTGCGTGCCCTGAAGGATTACTGCAACAACTACGACCTTACCAGCCTCAACATCAAAGCTGGAGACATTATCACG gttTTGGAGCAGCACTCTGATGGCCGATGGAAAGGCTGTATTCATGACAACCGAACAGGAAATGACCGTGTGGGCTACTTCCCTTCCAACATGGTGGAAGTCATCAAGAGGGCAG GTCACTCCCCTTCCCAGCAGTGCCACACCCTCCTGCTCCGCAGGCCCAACCCCTGTCCCATTGCCTCGATCAACGGACACTCATACCCCCCCTCCAAAGTCCTCCCCCTGCatctgcctccccctcctccccttcacCCTAacactcactccctccctcGGTTCTCCTCCTTTGGGTACGTTCCTCTTCCtatctctcctccttctctgtctaCTCCTCTGtccacttctcctcctcctcctcctcctcctcctcctcctcctctctccacttctcaggagcagcagagtcagacag gTTCGCGGGCTGCAGAGCTGAGCCCTCAAGGCTCTCCAACTTTgggacagcagagcagcaccagTGAGGATATCTGGGTGCTACGCAAACCGCTTGCAG gtggCGAGCGCAGTGGCAGCGTGGGGAGCATCGGCAGTGCTCGGTCATCAAGCAGCTTGCAGAGCTCCGGCAACACACATGTTCTGACCACCCCGGCACCCAGCCCGCACCCGGCAGCCACACCAGGAGTGAACACACATGGCCTTAACGCTCCCGGCCTGCACGCACAAGCTGAAGGGGTCAAG CTTCTGGCCACCGTGCTGTCCCAGTCAGTAAAAGCCAAGGAGCATCTCTTGGAGCAGTCGCAGTCTGTTGAGCAGTCAGCGA GCTCTTCCAGTTGCACGGTTCATGAGCAGCGGTCGTTTGAGCGGAAggcagaggaggatgatgggaaa AAGCAGGCAGTAGTGGCGTGGCTGGGTGAGTTTCAGCTGCAGTTCTACACCACCCACTTCCTCACCGCGGGATATGATCTAGACACCATTAGCCGCATGACCCCCGAG GACCTAACGGCAATTGGGGTCATGAAGCCTGGACATCGAAAGAAGTTAACGTCAGAGATCAGCAAGCTGCCCTCCACAGACTGGCTGCCAGACCACAAGCCT gccAATCTGGGAGACTGGCTGTCTCATCTGGGTCTCAGTCAGTATTACCAGGTTCTGGTGCAGAACGGGTATGAAAACATTGACTTCATCTCTGACATCAGCCTTGAGGATCTGCAAGAGATTGGCATTACTAAACTCG GTCATCAGAAGAAGCTGATGTTGGGAGTGAAGAGACTGAAGGAGctacagagaggagaaagtagCTCAGAGCCTCCTCAGAGCCCTTCTACACCTCCATCCAGTCCAGGTGGCAGCACCGGCTCAGAGCCCCGGAGGGAGGTGAGGAAGCAGAGGGATGGCGCCCCCAGCCCACTGGCCAAACCTCGCCCAGgtctcacacattcacagaccCCCCCTCACACGCCGACACAAACCCCACCACATGGCCGGACCCAGCAGGCCTCCCCCAGGGCTCGGCCGCGCCCATCCACCCAGATGGCGGCGGCAGATTCGTCAGTACCGCTGCTCCGCCTGCccagtgaggaggaagagcgACGGAGAACTCACAGTCTAATTGGCTCAGAATCAGACTCTAGATACGCCACTGTGTGCCGCAGCAGCTCTGCACGTACTGCCGCCGCTAATGATGTCACTGTTAACCGCAGCCAATCATCCGTCACTCTCCGTCCTCGTCGGAAAGGCCGGCCCCCGACTCCACCTAAACGGTCCTGTTCTTCCATTACTGGGGGtgatggggagggagagggacaggTGGAGGGGCTGCTTGGGCTGCCAACCTATCGAGAGCGCCGAGCCAGTGACTGCGGCAGCCTGGGATCAGCTCTAAGATCTCAGGACTCTGCAGGCCTGGAGAGATCAGAGGGGGCTTCAGGGAGTGTTCGCAGCCTCGCTGCTATGCTGGAGACGTCCATTGTAGGTGGAGCCAAAACCCTCCCGAGGAATCTGGGAGGCAGCACCAACTACCTACAG GTGAGTCCGCCTATACTTCGTCGACAGACAGGTGCGGGAGGTCTTGGATCTGAAGAGGATGATGTCTTAAGTCGGCGCCGGACCATCAGTGGACCAGAAGGCCTGCCTGGTGATCAGACTGACCTGTTACCTCGGCAACCAGCCCAGCAACGCCCAGAGCCGCGGCCCCGCTCCACCGTGGTGTCCTCAGCATCAGAGATCACAGATGGCACAACGACGCTCCGAAGAAAGCCGCGTCCTCTGGCACCAGACTCTGAAGCACCTGCATCCGTGTCTACCACcgttgttaccatgacaactgGCTCCGACACCATACGCAGGAGACAGCGCACGTCTGAGCAGGCGGAGAGCGTCACTCAAAGCAATAACCAGTTAGACTGTCACAGCGGTGAAGCAGATAGTAGCCGGAAAAATGGAGAGCCGCAGCACAATGGCGGCGTGGTCCTGAGGCGGAGGCCGGTGTCCGAGGTCTCTGATAGGACGGAGACCAGCAGAGAGAGCTGTGAGTGGATGGAGGCTCGGAAGTCTCTGAAGCCACCGGTCTCACCCAAACCATCCACAGTCACCATGAGGAAGGCACAAGCTGACCCCCCAACCCCGACTCGCAGGGTCCCCATACCTGGGCCTGATAATACGGAGACGGCACAGAGTCCTG AGCCGAAGCGAGTCCCTCCTCCTGTATCCCCGAAACCACGCGGGCCTCCAACAGCACCCAAACCAGGCAAAGCAATAGTAGCTTCAGCAACCATGAGCCCGAGTCCTGCTGCCACCAGTCCAGCTGCAGCCAGCCCCACCCTGGCCCCCAaaccctcctctctgctctctgccgtCCCTCTTCCAGCTCCTGACGCCCCCTCTGGTCCTTCCCTCTCTCCGGGACTCCCTCTGACGTCCCCCTCTCCGGCCCAGAGtccctccaccccctctccGCACCCTGTCAAACCTCCCCGCTCCTCCATCGCCGGTCTCTCCATCGACCTGCTGGGTGGAcgggaggcggaggaggaagaggaaaagaggagagaggaagaggagaggaggagagagagggagcatgtGAGGCacaaggagcaggaggaggagaggaggagagcagaggaagagaatctgagggaggtggagggtcAAGTAGAGGatgtgaagcaggaggaggaagaggaggaggaggaggtgcagcatCGTTTGGAGGAGACCAGCGCCTCCTTGGCTGCAGCTGTGCAGGCTGTCGAACATAAAATCGAAGAGGAAGCACAAAATGA
- the LOC139198820 gene encoding suppressor of cytokine signaling 1-like: MVRDSLDKAVAQSQEQNLAAETQNQSQPAEEPTGPERAQSPNRVEPESQEPTERQLDLLLWNKLNLDKEPDTWSQSVAGADAESLPTHIRPFTSPAEYKLVKHTYLQLQHSGYYWGSMTMEEAHKILTSAPLGTFLIRDSGQTDVFFTLSYQSDDGPTSVRVQLNNLLFSLYGSHRTFASLFALLTYYTGSSCKLTEPYRKQRPERLRQICRRVLIRAYGAGKISTLLGLHPEVKDYVNAYLCCI, translated from the exons ATGGTCAGAGACAGTCTTGACAAAGCAGTAGCACAGAGCCAGGAACAAAACCTTGCAGCTGAGACACAGAACCAAAGTCAGCCCGCTGAAGAACCCACAGGACCCGAACGAGCACAGAGCCCAAACAGAGTCGAACCGGAGAGCCAAGAGCCAACGGAGAGGCAGCTAGATTTACTGCTCTGGAACAAACTCAACTTAGATAAAGAACCTGACACCTGGAGCCAG TCAGTGGCTGGAGCTGATGCTGAGAGCTTACCCACACACATCCGTCCATTCACCAGCCCTGCGGAGTATAAACTAGTGAAACACACTTACCTGCAGCTCCAACACAGTGGTTACTACTGGGGCTCAATGACCATGGAGGAGGCACACAAAATACTCACTAGTGCACCACTGGGTACCTTCCTCATCAG AGACAGCGGCCAGACGGATGTTTTCTTCACTCTGAGCTACCAAAGCGATGACGGGCCGACTAGTGTTCGCGTCCAGCTGAACAACCTGCTCTTCAGTCTGTATGGCAGCCACAGGACTTTTGCCTCACTGTTTGCTCTGCTCACTTATTACACCGGCTCGTCGTGTAAGTTGACGGAGCCCTATCGCAAGCAGCGTCCAGAGCGCCTGAGGCAGATATGCAGGAGGGTTCTTATACGCGCATATGGAGCAGGAAAAATTAGCACCTTACTTGGACTCCACCCGGAAGTTAAAGACTATGTTAATGCGTACCTTTGCTGTATTTAG